The following DNA comes from Denticeps clupeoides chromosome 14, fDenClu1.1, whole genome shotgun sequence.
taattgaaaatgtgtcaaaatatttcacaatttgaCTGCATAGTTAAAGTAATAGTAAGGCGTTGTGGGGCGGTGAAAGGCGTGTGGGGGTGGTATGAGGTGGTGTGAGGCGCTGTGAGGTGGTGTCGgggcgtgtggggatggtgtgaGGCGGTGTCGGCGTGTGGAGGTGGTGTCAGCCGGTGTGGGGTGGCGTCGGACGCGTGGGGTGGCGTCGGACGCGTGGGGTGGCGTCGGACGCGTGGGGTGGCGTCGGACGCGTGGGGGCGGCgtcgggcgcgtgggggcggcgtcgggcgcgtgggggcgGCGTCGGGCGGCGTGGGGGCGGGCGTCGGGCGGCGTGGGGGCGGTGTCGGCCGCTGGgggcggtgtcgggcgcgtgggggcgGTGTCCGGGCGCGTGGGGGCGGTGTCGGGCGTGTCGGGCGCGGGGGGCGGTGTCGGCCGTGGgggcggtgtcgggcgcgtggggggCGGTGTCGGGCGTCGTGGGGGccggtgtcgggcgcgtgggggcggtgtcgggcgcgtgggggcgggtcgggcgcgtgggggcggtgtcgggcgcgtggtggcggtgtcgggcgcgtgggggcggtgtcgggcggtgtcgggcgcgtgggggcggtgtcgggcgcgtggggtcggtgtcgggcgcgtgggggcggtgtcgggcggtgtcgggcgcgtgggggcggtgtcgggcgcgtggggtcggtgtcgggcgcgtgggggcggtgtcgggcgcgtgggggcggtgtcgggcggtgtcgggcgcgtgggggcggtgtcgggcgcgtggggggcggtgtcgggcgcgtgggggcggtgtcgggcgcgtggggttggtgtcgggcgcgtggggttggtgtcgggcgcgtggggttggtgtcgggcgcgtggggcggtgtcgggcgcgtgggggcggtgtcgggcgcgtggggtcggtgtcgggcgcgtggggtcggtgtcgggcgcgtggggtcGGTGTCGGGCGAGTGGGGACGGTGTCGGGCGAGTGGGGacggtgtcgggcgcgtgggggcggtgtcgggcgcgtggggacggtgacgGGCGCGTGGGgtcggtgtcgggcgcgtggggtcggtgtcgggcgcgtgggggcggtgtcgggcgcgtgggggcggtgtcgggcgcgtgggggcgGTGTCGGGCGAGTGGGgtcggtgtcgggcgcgtggggtcggtgtcgggcgcgtggggtcggtgtcgggcgcgtggggtcggtgtcgggcgcgtgggggcggtgtcgggcgcgtggggtcggtgtcgggcgcgtggggtcGGTGTCGGGCGAGTGGGGACGGTGTCGGGCGAGTGGGGACGGTGTCGGGCGAGTGGGGacggtgtcgggcgcgtgggggcggtgtcgggcgcgtggggacggtgacgGGCGCGTGGGgtcggtgtcgggcgcgtggggtcggtgtcgggcgcgtggggtcggtgtcgggcgcgtgggggcggtgtcgggcgcgtggggcGGTGGGCGGGGGCGTGGTCGGCGCGTGGgggcggtgtcgggcgcgtgggggcggtgtcgggcgcgtgggggcggtgtcgggcgcgtggggtcggtgtcgggcgcgtgggggcggtgtcgggcgcgtgggggcggtgtcgggcgcgtgggggtcggtgtcgggcgcgtggggtcggtgtcgggcgcgtggggtcggtgtcgggcgcgtgggggtcggtgtcgggcgcgtggggcggtgtcgggcgcgtgggggcggtgtcgggcgcgtggggtcggtgtcgggcgcgtggggacggtgacgGGCGCGTGGGgtcggtgtcgggcgcgtggggtcggtgtcgggcgcgtggggtcggtgtcgggcgcgtgggggcggtgtcgggcgcgtgggggcggtgtcgggcgcgtgggggcggtgtcgggcgcgtgggggcggtgtcgggcgcgtgggggcggtgtcgggcgcgtggggtcggtgtcgggcgcgtgggggcgggtgtcgggcgcgtggggggcggtgtcgggcgcgtgggggcggtgtcgggcgcgtggggtcggtgtcgggcgcgtggggtcggtgtcgggcgcgtggggtGGGCACCTTCGCCTTCGTTGTTGAAGCCGTAGGCCTTGATGACCTCCTGCTGGATCTGGGTGGCCACGGGCAGGACCAGCTGCAGCATCTTGCCCATGTCGTTACAGGCGCTCTCCCTCGCCTCGTCCATCCGAGCCGCGTTCTCGGGCACAGAAAAGGCCTGGATCACTTCGCTCAGCACgactgcaaaaataaaaaataaagaaatggagggattaaaaaaaaaaaaaaaaaatacaacaccgACAGATTTTACCCGGACGCTCGTACCCCTGGCCTGCTCCACGGTGAGGGTGGGCTGCTGCGCTGCGGCAGACGCCAtcccggcagcagcagcactctgggaggattttaaatgaaactgaAGTCAGAAATGCGTTCGGAAGAGCACACGAGCGACATGAGAACACTCACAccgaggagaagaggagaatcCCAGGCTGTGCAAAACAAACGTTTCGACCTTTGAAGCTTGTGAAACGCGTTACTTTCGGACGCTTTTTCTAAAGCAAATTCGTTGCGCGCATCAAGTTGTCGTTTTTACTCGGTTTTATTTTCGTGTAGAAGCAAACCAGCCTGAAGTCCCGAAACGATCAATGATATGATGACTTCCGGTGAAGACGGAGCGAAACtgtatcaaaataaaagtcacgTCTTCACATTACTGAGCTGTACGTTGCAAGCGTTCCCTGTTTgcgaataaaataataatacttttatATAGACACTTTACAtagtacacatacacacaaataattgatggaaatcaaatttatcaaccatGGTGGTCTGGATTTGGAGAATTAAAAACATACTACAGGTTGATCCAAGTCAGAACCAGGCTCAGTAGAGTGTGTGgtctccacgtgcctgtatgacctccctacaacccTGGGCATGCTCGTGATGAGGTGACGGATGGTCTcatgagggatctcctcccagacttggactagctgttaaggaagcggccccgtaataagaaggttgccagttcgaatcccgatccgccaaggtgccactgaggtgccactgagcaaagcaccgtccccagaggtcaaatttcactgtgtgcaccgtgtgctgtgctgctgtgtatcacatgtgacaatcacttcacttatttatttattttatttaaagcatccgccaactcctggacagtctgtgggtATGGtgctggtggatggagcgagacatgatgtcccagatgtgctcaactgtattcaggtctggggaacgggcgagccagtccatagcatcaaaaCCTTCGTCTTGCTGACTGCTTACTGCTTGCTTACTGTTGACACACTCCAGTCACATGAGGTcaagcattgtcttgcattaggaggaacgcagggccaaccacaccagcatatggtctcacaagggtctgaggatctcatctcgggaCCTAATGGAAGTCAGGTTACCTCTGGTGGGCACATGTAGCACTGTGCAGCCCCCCAAAgtaatgccaccccacaccattactgacccactaccaaactggtcatgctggcgGAGGATGTAGGCAGcaggcatctccagactcttctcacatctgtcacatgtgctcagtgtgaacctgtttTCATcagtgaagagcacagggcgccagaaGCAATCTCTcttgttctctggcaaatggcaaacatgctgcacggtgGACTGTTAGCAgacatcgggccctcataccaccctcatggagtctgtgtCTGACCATTGTTGCACTCCTACGGCCTCAACATCTCCTgttgtactggcctgtctcctggtgatgcctccatgctctggacactacgctgacagacacagcaaaccttcttgccacagctcgcattgatgtgccatcctggatgagctgtactacctgagccacttgtgtgggttgtagactccgtctcattccaccactagagtgaaagcatcGCCAGCATTAAatagtgaccaaaacatcagccagaaagcataggacaccacctgcagaaccttGGGATGTCATGGTAAGTGCTTGTAATTCCcccctgttgtctattccatttgcacaacagcatgtgaactTGATTGTCAGtcttgcttcctaagtggacagtttgatttcacagaattgagattgacttggagttacattgtgttgtttaagttttCCCTTATTCCctattttttttagcagtgtatatgaaccagaaagcacagtcacaggttaaaatccgacttacttccattgtttaaagtaaagtgattgtcacatgtgatacacagcagcacagcacacggtgcacacagtgaaatttgtcctctgcatttaatccatcaccctgagcagccttgacaggcgcccggggagcagtgtgtggggacggtgatttgctcagtggcaccttggctgatcggaatttgaaccggcaaccttctgatttggggccgcttcctaaaccgctaggccaccactgcccctctggcCCATTGTGTAAGACACGTAAGACACTTAAGCCCAAGTGTCTCCACGGGGGACTGATAAATGTTATAGATGAAATGTAATgaataacagcaataatacaTAACCTGGTCAAGATATCAACTCATTTATCTGCCTTTATATAGTCCTGGTCCTGCCCAATTTTGTGCATTGAATACTGACTAGTTTATTGATGAGCTCCACATTTGGTAttctaaaaaaaacccacaatgccCACTATGGGAGCTTTCACCTTCTTCTCAACATCAACAGAACAATCTGCTAAAAGTCTCAACCAAATATTGTTGATCATTGTTGTAGACTGCTCGGAACCACAAACAGCAGGCTGACATTTGACGATGGAAGActctcatttacacatttacatttacagcatttatcagacgcccttatccagagcgacttacaatcagtagttacagggacagtctccctggagcaatttagggttaagtgtcttgctcagggacacaatggtagttagtgggattcgaacccgggtcttctggttcataggcgagtgtgttacccactaggctactaccaccctctccTATGCCATCCTGGCCGCCATGTCAGGGGCTTCCTCTGGTCTGGTTGTTGAACCTGCATCTGCATGCTTGATAAAGTTTGCAAATTATTCACAGCATTAACAGTCATGAGTTCTAGGGCAAATTAAAACAAGTTTAGGACAAAAATTAATTGCATGGCAATAAATCTGAGAAGCTTTAATGAAATTTGTGTTCTGTAATGAACCAACTATGAAACTAGCCCACAGCATCTGATCGCTCTGCATCTTAAGTCGTCTACGCTCGATGATACCGGAGCCCTGGAGGTCCATGGGAACGCCACCGGGGCGTGTTTGTTAAATAAAGCCCAGTGTTAACAGAAGCAGCACTAGCCGGCATGTCCTGTGCACTTTTGAGGAGCTGCATCTGTTCTTGCGTAACATAAACCATGCTGTTGGTGCTTACATGACCCCAGTTTGTCCGCCTCCCCGGTGACCACAGAGACACTCAACTTTCCCATGTACTAGAAGTATGAGAATGCAGATGTAGACTGAGCAGATATACTACCCTGCACCACGGTGTGTAatattacacaatattaaaCAAGCTGCCGACACATTTTGCATTGAGATGGTTGCTGCATAATTGTATAACCTTATTTACTGGTGTGTTAATaacatgaatttgaataaaagctATAGAACCGTGCTTTTCTCAGCCTGCTCTCCAGCTCAAGGGAGGTCTAGCATACTTCATATGAGATAAACACGAAGTCCGTAATGGACAGATGGAGAGTCCGAATAGGAGCTGTCACCTTAAAAGGAGACTCCATCTAACTGCCTAATTAACTGAATGAAGGATGAATAAACAGAAGCAAAGACCGGCCAAACTGAGCCAATAACGTTCAAAAACCGACAGTTCTCTGTGCACGAATGTAGAACTCCAGAAATAAGCAATTTGCATTTAGCCTGAAAGTCTGCAACCTACTTTTGGCAGGAAGCTACATGTAGCAAACATTAATCAGCAAGACTGGAAAGACTTGAAATGCCAGGAAATCAAGGAAATGGAGCTGCTGTGAACCGAAACAACATGCTGCATACAGCACAGAGTACGAAAATCCATATGAGCTGATGTTAGATGTTAGTTCATTCAAGTCAATGCATAAAATATCTAAATTTGACTTGTTATAAGAGACTTGTTAtactttgttttaaatgaacaacaacatagtttaaagtgaaaaaataagttttactttacatttcttttgatacatttttttcgTCGATGCACCTTTGTCAGAAATTATAGCCTCAagactttttgaatatgatgccacaagcttagCACGCTGATTCGCAGAAATTGTGTCCCAGCCATGTTCAGATCTGTCCAGAGATGTTCAGTCAAGCCTGGGCAGGGCACACCTTTGTTATCTTGGCTGCTTGTCCTGTTGGAAAATGAACCTTTGGCCAGTCGAGGTCCAGAGAAACATCTGAAGGTTGAGTGTCATGGCAACGGCTGtgattaattatgttttatttcactTAGTCATTATGTGgtattgtgtgtaaaattttgcattaagaaaaaaaaacttttttcaattttagaataaggctgttacataaaatttcaaaatgttcaCAGATAAAGAtggtaaattaaattaaataatgaattacaaaaataaaatattatccaATTGACAACCTTTTAACTAAAACATACTAGGGGTGccacaaaattacataaaatattatcCATTTTATGTAATGTGTTCAATAGAGTTGACCCTCTATTGTTCCTGTGTTGAATCACATACAGAATTattaattagattaaaaaaTTTACTAAAATGACCTGAATTAAATGACAATATGGTGGATACAAactattacattatatatatatatatatatatatttaaaataggaacaataaaaaaatacaaatgtcatCATCTGTTTCTGTCAGTCACCGCTTCCCCCTGGACCAGCCAGAAAGGGCTGCACtcttaaaagaaagaaacattccCAACGTTTAAACCAGTCAACCAATCTGAGACTGGTTTAAAGGAGGCCAGACTGGACTTGGAAGACCTTGTCCCGGGAAATTTTCACCCTCTTCTTCCTGAATATCTTCCCCCACATGAACCGCAGAACAGAAGGGTTTAGTAAAATGAAGATCCACGGATCGATGATGGAGTTGAAGGAGAGGAGACGCAGCATATTGAGGTCTACTTCATATCCGCCTTCAATCCTGGAAAAATTTACAAAGACTCGGATCtaggggggaaaagaaaaaatccaGTCAGTCTTCAAACGACTCCAATTATAGacacttgtttttatttaacatttttaaatgtaactttttttaatgattcattAATTCTAGAATAGGCTTCTGATGCGAAAGATCACTTAGTGATAATGTGTCTGTATCTAAAGCCCACACAGCCCTTTTTGTTACTTATTGCACCTAGATGATGGACTGGATGAAATAAGGGTGGATATTACAAacaaaaggggaggagcctgtagatatgattgacagctctctcacacaccaaGCTTCCTCACTTTGCTCCCACGTCATATACACGTCTGGTATTATACGCACTAAACCAGGCATGTTACACTTACTGCTCCTGTATTCGTGAAATGTTCCGACTTTTTTCTCCTAACGTTTCGTTGGTACACCACTTCCACCAGCTACTTCCCGACATTACAGAACAGTTACAGTGATGAACAAGACTCAGACTCTTGGCTGGTCATGTTGCACCAGGCTCTTTGTGGTCCAGCCCTTTGGGTTGAAGGGACATCAGTCCCCCGTAAACGCCCCTGCATTAAAACCAGCTTTTTGTTGGCGTCAGCATTACTTTTGAACAGAACGTTCCCAAATCCAAAAACAGGAAAAAGCAATTCAACAAGTGAGCGAATATTGTGTTAAATGATTGCATCTATTTTcatcaacttttattttttttacctccatgACAAATGTCAAatgacatgtcctctttttgagacctggaaatggCGTCCAGCTTCGCCTTGTGCTTTTTCTCCTGGCTCGCGCTAGCCGAAGCCTCATGACCAGATTTAATCTGCGTGATCAGAAATCTGTGTGACTACTACCAATCAGTCCCCCATATTTGCTCAGTCCTACTGTAGAGCTCAAAGTTCGTTTTCATTTGTACGAACCGGCGTCACTTGTTAGTTCTTTATGTGAACCggcacaacactgagcaaaCGTTTACTACTTGCCATTTGCGCC
Coding sequences within:
- the grcc10 gene encoding protein C10 → MASAAAQQPTLTVEQARVVLSEVIQAFSVPENAARMDEARESACNDMGKMLQLVLPVATQIQQEVIKAYGFNNEGEGVLKFARLVKMYETQDPEIAAMSIKLKSLLLPPLSTPPIGGGIPAS